In a genomic window of Corynebacterium coyleae:
- a CDS encoding polyadenylate-specific 3'-exoribonuclease AS, with product MRFFYDTEFIEDGETIELVSIGIVAEDGREYYAVSDEFDPARANAWVKAHVLSKLPPKNQPVWKSLERIRNEVYEFLTSGDTRPELWAWVGAYDHVVLAQLWGDMSGLPRSLPRYTCELKQYWQMAGKPRLPRVPEGNHDALVDARHNLRKFRVCAEHLPLNRDGAVSKM from the coding sequence GTGAGATTCTTCTACGACACCGAATTCATTGAGGACGGCGAGACGATCGAGCTGGTGTCCATCGGCATTGTTGCTGAGGATGGCCGCGAATACTATGCGGTGTCCGATGAGTTCGACCCAGCACGCGCCAACGCTTGGGTCAAAGCGCACGTGTTGTCGAAGCTCCCTCCGAAGAACCAACCAGTGTGGAAGTCGCTGGAGCGCATCCGTAACGAGGTCTATGAGTTTCTCACCTCGGGTGACACCAGGCCAGAACTGTGGGCTTGGGTTGGCGCCTATGACCACGTGGTGCTCGCGCAACTATGGGGTGACATGTCCGGTCTGCCGCGTTCGCTGCCGCGCTACACCTGCGAGCTGAAGCAGTATTGGCAGATGGCAGGCAAGCCGCGCCTGCCACGGGTGCCGGAGGGCAACCACGATGCTCTCGTTGATGCGCGCCATAATCTGCGGAAGTTTCGTGTATGTGCGGAGCATTTGCCGTTGAACCGCGACGGCGCCGTATCCAAAATGTGA
- a CDS encoding C40 family peptidase — MAKHRRQTNTAARAAAATTALAAGAALIAPAAASAAEVRVPNSPIAVQVPGIETIPGVAAIPGIDAWIPSLKGAAATGDAQAAIARVKALPGVNNVPGFSAFIANVEKQVLPAQAATNYSAPAAAPQPAPAPQPSFAERVVSIAQSKVGSPYVYGAAGPNAFDCSGFTSWVYAQAGKSIPRTSQAQAAAGQQVALSNIQPGDIVVYYGGASHVGIYVGNGQIIDALNSGIPVGYRDLHLMPIHSVVRF, encoded by the coding sequence GTGGCAAAGCACCGTCGCCAGACCAACACCGCAGCCCGCGCAGCAGCGGCCACCACCGCTCTCGCAGCAGGCGCTGCGCTCATCGCGCCGGCCGCCGCCTCCGCAGCAGAGGTCCGCGTCCCCAACTCGCCGATCGCAGTACAGGTCCCGGGTATTGAGACCATTCCAGGCGTAGCGGCAATCCCGGGCATTGACGCCTGGATCCCGTCGCTGAAGGGCGCAGCCGCTACGGGCGACGCTCAGGCTGCTATCGCTCGCGTGAAGGCTCTGCCGGGCGTGAACAACGTTCCGGGCTTCAGCGCCTTCATCGCGAACGTCGAGAAGCAGGTTCTGCCGGCACAGGCCGCAACCAACTACTCGGCACCGGCCGCTGCGCCGCAGCCGGCTCCGGCCCCGCAGCCGTCCTTCGCTGAGCGCGTTGTGTCCATCGCACAGTCCAAGGTTGGTTCCCCGTACGTTTACGGTGCGGCTGGCCCGAACGCATTCGACTGCTCCGGCTTCACCTCCTGGGTTTACGCTCAGGCTGGCAAGTCCATCCCGCGTACCTCCCAGGCTCAGGCTGCTGCTGGCCAGCAGGTTGCGCTGAGCAACATCCAGCCGGGTGACATCGTTGTTTACTACGGTGGTGCATCCCACGTTGGCATCTACGTTGGCAACGGCCAGATCATCGATGCGCTGAACTCCGGTATCCCGGTGGGCTACCGCGATCTGCACCTCATGCCGATCCACTCTGTGGTTCGCTTCTAA
- a CDS encoding class II 3-deoxy-7-phosphoheptulonate synthase, producing the protein MSWTIDIPKEVLPDLPPLPGDLNAQFEDVISRDAKQQPSWDPAQAEYVRKILESVPPVVLAPEVEGLKSHLADVANGKAFMLQGGDCAETFESNTEPHIRANVQTLLQMAAVLTYGASMPVVKLARIAGQYAKPRSSDLDENGLPNYRGDIVNGVDPTEESRRHDPARMVRAYANSSAAMNLVRALTASGTADLHNINNWNREFVTNSPAGARYEALAREISRSLAFMDACGVSDTNLRTSSVYASHEALLVDYERAMLRLATDWKGETKLYDLSAHQLWIGERTRGIDDFHVNFAAMISNPIGIKLGPTTTPEEAVAYADKLDPNREPGRLTMVIRMGQDRIREVLPGIVKAVEASGHKVIWQSDPMHGNTFTSSNGYKTRHFDKIIDEVQGFFEVHRELGSHPGGIHIELTGEDVTECLGGAQDITDVDLPGRYESACDPRLNTEQALELSFLVAEMLRY; encoded by the coding sequence GTGAGCTGGACTATTGATATCCCCAAAGAGGTACTGCCCGATCTGCCGCCGCTGCCGGGAGATTTAAACGCGCAGTTTGAAGATGTTATTTCCCGCGATGCGAAGCAGCAGCCGTCGTGGGACCCTGCCCAGGCTGAGTATGTTCGCAAGATTTTGGAGTCCGTCCCGCCGGTCGTGCTCGCGCCCGAGGTTGAGGGGCTCAAGTCGCATCTAGCGGACGTCGCCAACGGCAAGGCGTTCATGCTGCAGGGTGGCGATTGTGCTGAGACGTTCGAGTCCAACACCGAGCCACACATCCGTGCCAACGTGCAGACCCTGCTGCAGATGGCTGCGGTGTTGACCTACGGTGCGTCGATGCCGGTGGTCAAACTTGCTCGTATTGCTGGCCAGTACGCGAAGCCGCGCTCGTCTGATCTTGATGAGAATGGTTTGCCGAATTACCGCGGTGACATCGTCAATGGTGTGGATCCGACCGAGGAGTCTCGTCGCCACGATCCGGCCCGCATGGTGCGTGCGTACGCGAACTCGTCGGCGGCGATGAACTTGGTGCGTGCCCTGACGGCGTCCGGTACTGCGGACCTGCACAACATCAATAACTGGAACCGAGAGTTCGTGACTAACTCGCCTGCGGGTGCGCGTTACGAAGCACTTGCTCGCGAGATTTCGCGTTCGCTTGCGTTCATGGATGCTTGTGGCGTCAGTGACACGAACTTGCGCACGTCCAGCGTGTACGCATCCCACGAGGCGCTGTTGGTGGATTACGAACGTGCGATGCTGCGTTTGGCCACGGATTGGAAGGGTGAGACGAAGCTTTACGATCTGTCCGCCCACCAGCTCTGGATCGGTGAGCGCACCCGCGGTATCGACGATTTCCACGTCAACTTCGCCGCGATGATCAGCAACCCGATCGGTATCAAGTTGGGCCCGACCACCACTCCAGAAGAGGCTGTCGCTTACGCAGATAAGCTTGATCCGAACCGCGAGCCGGGTCGTTTGACCATGGTGATCCGCATGGGGCAGGACCGGATCCGCGAAGTACTGCCTGGCATTGTCAAGGCGGTTGAGGCCTCCGGCCACAAGGTCATTTGGCAGTCGGACCCGATGCACGGCAATACGTTCACGTCGAGCAATGGCTACAAGACGCGTCACTTTGACAAGATCATCGACGAAGTTCAGGGCTTCTTCGAGGTCCACCGCGAACTCGGCAGCCACCCGGGTGGTATTCACATCGAGCTCACGGGTGAAGACGTCACTGAGTGCCTCGGCGGTGCGCAGGACATCACTGATGTGGATCTGCCGGGCCGTTACGAGTCCGCTTGCGACCCGCGTCTGAACACCGAGCAGGCACTCGAGCTGTCGTTCCTCGTCGCAGAGATGCTGCGCTACTAA
- the qcrC gene encoding cytochrome bc1 complex diheme cytochrome c subunit, which yields MENSPNKKRRARKAQRTFAGAAALTLGLSGAGLLASALAPNAQVATAQRDDQALIQEGKEIYDVACITCHGANLQGVADRGPSLIGTGEGAVYFQVNSGRMPMMSNDAQAERKKPRYTENQALALAAYVAANGGGPELVYNPDGTLAKEELRGKNYDGKVQEADVARGGELFRLNCASCHNFTGRGGALSSGKYAPVLDPANEQEIYQAMLTGPQNMPKFSDRQLSADEKKDIIAFIKSTKETPSPGGWSLGGLGPVSEGIAMWMIGISLVAAGAMWIGSRS from the coding sequence ATGGAAAACTCACCCAACAAGAAGCGTCGCGCACGCAAGGCGCAGCGCACCTTCGCAGGTGCTGCTGCGTTGACGCTGGGCTTGTCCGGCGCGGGTCTTCTCGCATCCGCATTGGCCCCTAATGCACAGGTGGCCACCGCCCAGCGTGACGACCAGGCCCTTATCCAGGAGGGTAAGGAAATCTACGACGTCGCTTGCATCACCTGCCACGGTGCGAACCTGCAGGGCGTTGCCGACCGTGGTCCGTCTCTGATCGGTACCGGCGAAGGCGCCGTGTACTTCCAGGTCAACTCTGGCCGTATGCCGATGATGTCGAACGACGCGCAGGCTGAGCGTAAGAAGCCGCGCTACACGGAGAACCAGGCTCTCGCCTTGGCTGCATATGTCGCAGCCAACGGTGGTGGCCCGGAGCTCGTGTACAACCCGGACGGCACCCTGGCTAAGGAAGAGCTGCGCGGCAAGAACTACGACGGCAAGGTTCAGGAAGCAGACGTCGCACGTGGCGGCGAACTCTTCCGTTTGAACTGCGCCTCCTGCCACAACTTCACCGGTCGTGGTGGCGCATTGTCTTCTGGTAAGTACGCCCCGGTGCTCGACCCTGCGAACGAGCAGGAGATCTACCAGGCGATGCTCACTGGTCCGCAGAACATGCCGAAGTTCTCTGACCGTCAGCTCAGCGCTGATGAGAAGAAGGACATCATTGCCTTCATTAAGTCGACCAAGGAGACCCCGTCCCCGGGTGGCTGGTCCCTCGGTGGCCTCGGCCCGGTTTCTGAAGGTATTGCGATGTGGATGATCGGCATCTCGCTGGTCGCCGCTGGTGCTATGTGGATTGGATCCCGCTCATGA
- a CDS encoding lysophospholipid acyltransferase family protein has protein sequence MANKWYSLFKAIFGPPLLVWNRPRIYGVENIPDEGPALLVSNHQAVLDSFYLPLMVRRQLKFPAKMEYFTGTGLSGRLQRFFFTAVGQVPIDRSSDTAGNVLLETVKKIFDDGELFGIYAEGTRSPDGRVYKGRTGMARIAMPTGVPVILVGMIGSGRANPIGTKLIRPVKVQIKISEPIDPRAWAVENGYDPDSREAVRPFTDYCMHRIAEMIGEEYVDVYATDVKKSLEQTGKYPEGAEPKTGPKGVQ, from the coding sequence ATGGCAAACAAGTGGTATTCCCTGTTCAAGGCTATTTTCGGGCCGCCGCTGTTGGTGTGGAACCGCCCGCGCATTTACGGTGTGGAGAACATCCCGGACGAAGGTCCGGCCCTGTTGGTTTCTAACCATCAGGCTGTGTTGGATTCCTTTTACTTGCCGTTGATGGTTCGCCGGCAGCTGAAGTTCCCGGCCAAAATGGAGTACTTCACTGGCACGGGGCTCAGTGGACGTTTGCAGCGGTTTTTCTTCACCGCCGTGGGCCAAGTTCCCATTGACCGAAGCTCCGACACCGCCGGGAACGTCTTGCTGGAAACGGTGAAGAAGATTTTCGACGACGGCGAGCTCTTCGGCATTTATGCCGAGGGAACCCGTTCGCCGGATGGGCGTGTGTACAAGGGGCGCACTGGCATGGCGCGCATCGCTATGCCAACCGGCGTGCCTGTGATTTTGGTCGGCATGATTGGATCTGGTCGCGCGAACCCGATCGGCACCAAGCTCATCCGGCCGGTCAAGGTGCAGATCAAGATTTCGGAGCCGATTGATCCGCGAGCTTGGGCGGTTGAAAATGGCTACGACCCTGACTCGCGCGAGGCCGTGCGTCCCTTTACGGACTACTGCATGCATCGCATTGCAGAGATGATCGGTGAGGAATACGTGGATGTCTACGCGACCGATGTGAAGAAGTCCCTCGAGCAGACAGGGAAATACCCCGAAGGTGCTGAACCGAAAACTGGGCCGAAAGGTGTGCAGTAA
- a CDS encoding ROK family protein — protein MTSQRGDQALTVGFDIGGTNARASVVAPDGSILDTVSTRTPQDADGLTRTIVQMVEQLQDKHEIGAVGAAVAGFLDPECEIVRFAPHLPWRDDQPVRKDLENALGLPVRLEHDANAAAWGEYRFGAARDAETWVFFAVGTGIGATLMHRGEIYRGAFGTAPEFGHITVVPGGRVCSCGKQGCLERYASGTSLVDCAIEIASRGGYRGSDLYREVVEKRASGHDIMAAARAGDGLGVAALESFSIWLGRGLAMVSDILDPSLIVLGGGVSEDADLFLDAAKASMASNIVGAGYRPLPEILCAELGAKAGMIGVADLARQLR, from the coding sequence ATGACTTCACAACGAGGAGACCAGGCGCTGACAGTCGGCTTTGACATTGGCGGGACGAACGCTCGTGCATCTGTGGTCGCGCCGGATGGTTCGATCCTCGACACGGTGAGTACGCGGACCCCGCAGGACGCTGACGGGCTGACCCGCACGATCGTGCAGATGGTCGAGCAGCTCCAGGACAAACACGAGATCGGGGCAGTTGGCGCTGCCGTTGCGGGCTTCCTCGACCCGGAGTGTGAAATCGTGCGTTTTGCGCCCCATTTGCCGTGGCGTGATGATCAGCCGGTGCGCAAAGATTTGGAGAATGCGCTGGGGCTGCCGGTCCGGCTCGAGCACGATGCGAATGCGGCAGCCTGGGGTGAGTATCGGTTCGGTGCCGCTCGTGACGCAGAGACGTGGGTGTTTTTCGCCGTCGGCACAGGGATCGGCGCAACGCTGATGCACCGTGGCGAGATCTACCGTGGTGCGTTCGGCACCGCGCCTGAGTTTGGCCACATCACGGTGGTGCCGGGAGGTCGGGTGTGCTCGTGTGGCAAGCAGGGCTGTCTTGAGCGATACGCTTCTGGCACCTCGCTGGTCGATTGTGCGATCGAGATTGCCAGCAGGGGAGGGTATCGAGGTTCCGATTTGTACCGGGAGGTCGTCGAAAAGCGAGCAAGCGGGCACGACATTATGGCCGCAGCACGCGCAGGCGATGGGCTGGGTGTGGCGGCTCTGGAGAGTTTCTCCATCTGGCTGGGACGAGGCCTGGCAATGGTGTCCGACATTTTGGATCCATCGCTGATCGTCCTCGGCGGTGGTGTGAGCGAAGACGCTGATCTTTTCCTTGACGCTGCCAAAGCGTCCATGGCGTCGAACATCGTCGGCGCTGGATACCGTCCGCTGCCGGAGATCCTCTGTGCTGAGCTCGGAGCGAAGGCGGGTATGATTGGCGTTGCTGATTTGGCCCGCCAGCTGCGATAA
- a CDS encoding glycosyltransferase family 4 protein: protein MTTLLVTNDFPPTVGGIQSYLRDYVDELVKREGPESIVVLASVQEADAAREWDAEQSFAVIRWPRNIMLPTPGLAREMARIIRTHSIDTVWFGAAAPLAILGAQAKRAGAKRVVATTHGHEVGWAMIPGARQVLRRIGRSADVVTYISRFTIERLQAVFGDDVDYVALPSGVDTDFFAPASAHKRDETRRWLGVGDAPLVVCSSRLVPRKGQDVLIRALPEIRRYAPNARLVIVGEGPYEQRLRKLAASSPGVEFTGRVSRERLRDIVAAADVFAMPARTRWGGLDVEGLGIVYLEAQACGVAVVAGDSGGAPETVVPESGVVVNGRDVNEVARSIGQLLCDDHRTAMGTAGRKHVQREFSWGTLGERLRDVLAG from the coding sequence ATGACCACGTTGTTGGTAACGAATGATTTCCCGCCCACTGTCGGCGGGATTCAGTCGTACTTACGGGATTACGTCGACGAGCTCGTCAAGCGCGAAGGCCCGGAATCAATCGTGGTGCTCGCCTCCGTCCAGGAAGCAGATGCTGCGCGCGAGTGGGACGCCGAGCAGAGTTTCGCGGTGATTCGTTGGCCTCGCAACATCATGTTGCCTACCCCGGGGCTTGCTCGGGAGATGGCTCGAATTATCAGAACACACAGCATCGACACTGTGTGGTTCGGTGCGGCTGCACCGTTGGCAATTCTCGGAGCCCAGGCGAAACGCGCTGGAGCAAAACGTGTGGTGGCTACTACCCACGGCCACGAGGTTGGCTGGGCGATGATTCCCGGGGCCCGTCAGGTGTTGCGCCGGATTGGTCGTAGCGCGGATGTGGTGACGTACATTTCGCGGTTCACGATAGAGCGCTTGCAGGCGGTGTTCGGCGATGACGTCGACTATGTTGCGCTGCCGTCGGGGGTGGACACGGATTTCTTCGCGCCAGCGAGCGCGCACAAGCGGGATGAAACGCGGCGCTGGCTCGGCGTGGGCGATGCACCACTTGTGGTGTGTTCGTCGCGGTTGGTCCCGCGCAAGGGACAGGATGTGTTGATCCGTGCGTTGCCGGAGATTCGTCGATACGCGCCGAATGCGAGATTGGTGATTGTGGGGGAGGGGCCGTACGAGCAGCGGCTGCGCAAGCTCGCCGCGTCTTCGCCGGGCGTGGAATTCACGGGCCGGGTGTCGCGCGAGCGGTTGCGCGACATTGTGGCTGCCGCCGATGTGTTTGCCATGCCCGCGCGGACGCGGTGGGGTGGTCTTGATGTGGAAGGTCTGGGGATTGTGTATCTCGAGGCGCAGGCGTGTGGGGTTGCGGTAGTCGCTGGCGATTCCGGTGGTGCGCCGGAGACGGTGGTGCCGGAAAGCGGTGTCGTCGTCAATGGTCGCGATGTGAATGAGGTCGCACGGTCCATTGGGCAATTGCTTTGCGACGACCACCGCACCGCCATGGGCACCGCCGGGCGCAAGCATGTACAACGGGAGTTTTCGTGGGGCACTCTGGGGGAGCGCCTGCGCGACGTGTTGGCGGGTTAG
- the qcrB gene encoding cytochrome bc1 complex cytochrome b subunit, whose amino-acid sequence MSTKLQQAANNADSRFTVAGVLRPQLNKVFPTHWSFMLGEMALYSFIILLLTGIYLALFFDPSITKVIYDGAYLPLNGVEMSRAYATALDISFDVRGGLFVRQMHHWAALMFMMAMFAHMMRVFFTGAFRRPREANWLIGVTLVLLGMIEGFMGYSLPDDLLSGVGLRIMSAIILGLPIIGTWMHWAIFGGDFPSDLMLDRFYILHVLILPGIILALIAAHLLLVWFQKHTQFPGPGRTENNVVGVRIMPVFATHAIGYMMIVFAVLAAMAGLTTINGIWNIGPYNPSQVSAGSQPDVYMLWTDGAARVMPAWELYIGSYTIPGAFWVALLCGLMVALLIAYPFIEKKVTGDDAHHNLLQRPRDVPVRTGIGVMGLTFFLLMTISGGNDHVAHFFQISLNAMTWVGRIGIIVLPPLAFFITYRLCIGLQRSDRAVLEHGIETGIIKRLPNGAFIEIHQPLGPVDENGHPVPLEYAGARVPKQMNQLGFADSETIGKFSPAEIGVSERVRDAEKQKHEEAVETLRALEANKDRDDRDVSPR is encoded by the coding sequence ATGAGTACGAAACTTCAGCAAGCCGCAAACAATGCGGATTCCCGCTTTACCGTTGCGGGCGTCCTGCGCCCGCAGCTCAACAAGGTCTTCCCGACGCACTGGTCCTTCATGCTCGGCGAGATGGCGCTCTACAGCTTCATCATCCTGCTGCTGACCGGTATCTACCTGGCCTTGTTCTTCGACCCGTCGATCACCAAGGTGATCTACGACGGTGCATACCTGCCGCTCAACGGCGTCGAAATGTCCCGTGCATACGCAACCGCGCTTGACATTTCCTTTGACGTCCGCGGTGGCCTGTTTGTTCGTCAGATGCACCACTGGGCTGCACTGATGTTCATGATGGCCATGTTCGCCCACATGATGCGTGTCTTCTTCACCGGTGCGTTCCGTCGCCCGCGTGAGGCAAACTGGCTCATCGGTGTAACCCTTGTCCTCCTCGGCATGATTGAGGGCTTCATGGGCTACTCCCTGCCGGACGATCTGCTCTCCGGTGTTGGTCTGCGCATTATGTCCGCGATCATCCTGGGCCTGCCGATCATCGGCACCTGGATGCACTGGGCTATCTTCGGCGGCGACTTCCCGTCCGATCTGATGCTGGACCGCTTCTACATCCTGCACGTGCTGATCCTGCCGGGCATCATCCTGGCGCTGATCGCAGCTCACCTGCTGCTCGTGTGGTTCCAGAAGCACACCCAGTTCCCGGGACCGGGTCGCACCGAGAACAACGTTGTTGGTGTCCGCATCATGCCGGTGTTTGCAACGCACGCAATCGGCTACATGATGATCGTGTTCGCAGTGCTGGCTGCAATGGCTGGTCTGACCACCATCAACGGTATTTGGAACATCGGCCCGTACAACCCGTCGCAGGTGTCTGCTGGTTCGCAGCCTGACGTCTACATGCTGTGGACTGATGGTGCCGCCCGTGTCATGCCGGCTTGGGAGCTCTACATCGGTAGCTACACCATCCCGGGTGCATTCTGGGTCGCACTGCTCTGTGGTCTGATGGTTGCGCTGCTCATCGCCTACCCCTTTATCGAGAAGAAGGTCACCGGCGACGACGCACACCACAACTTGCTGCAGCGTCCGCGTGACGTTCCGGTACGTACCGGCATCGGCGTGATGGGTCTGACCTTCTTCCTGCTGATGACCATCTCCGGTGGTAACGACCACGTTGCTCACTTCTTCCAGATCTCGCTGAACGCGATGACCTGGGTGGGACGTATCGGCATCATTGTTCTGCCGCCGCTGGCATTCTTCATCACCTACCGTCTGTGCATCGGCCTGCAGCGCTCCGACCGCGCTGTGCTGGAGCACGGTATCGAGACCGGCATCATCAAGCGTTTGCCGAACGGTGCCTTCATCGAGATCCACCAGCCGCTTGGCCCAGTGGACGAGAATGGTCACCCGGTTCCGCTCGAGTACGCAGGTGCTCGTGTGCCGAAGCAGATGAACCAGCTTGGCTTCGCTGACTCTGAGACCATCGGTAAGTTCTCGCCCGCCGAGATCGGCGTGTCTGAGCGTGTACGCGATGCAGAGAAGCAGAAGCACGAGGAGGCTGTCGAGACGCTGCGTGCTCTCGAGGCCAACAAGGATCGCGACGACCGCGACGTATCGCCTCGCTAG
- a CDS encoding NlpC/P60 family protein produces the protein MGKHSFQSRRPSAQKTAVSALVGVILAGGVAAPVKADDVDALIDEMEQISHDATAKSEEIKGLEEKIADSERKVKEANGRAAEAKQELAAIQEVSNEHRRNVGDIAQSRYRIPKSDAILTTLDSGNPQEAIDRSAYLAALTRKSQRALTELEDANRMAAEKSNSANIAVAEARHARNELEIQRKKLEREREELDDKVRDIERRVDNLSEADRLRWINKDNPISGASLPGVDSGIVGAALAQVGKPYGWGSAGPDAFDCSGLMVWAYGQNGISIPRTSQAQLAGGTPVSLDALQPGDIIGYYPGVTHVGMYIGNGMVVHSSDYGIPIQVVPANSMPIQGAVRY, from the coding sequence GTGGGTAAGCACTCTTTTCAGTCTCGTCGTCCTTCTGCTCAGAAGACCGCAGTGTCCGCGCTCGTCGGCGTCATCCTCGCCGGCGGCGTCGCGGCCCCTGTGAAGGCCGATGATGTCGATGCTCTCATCGATGAGATGGAGCAGATCTCCCACGACGCCACTGCGAAGTCGGAAGAAATTAAGGGACTCGAAGAGAAAATCGCCGATTCAGAGCGCAAGGTTAAGGAAGCCAATGGCCGCGCTGCAGAGGCGAAACAGGAACTTGCCGCTATTCAGGAGGTAAGCAACGAGCATCGCAGGAATGTCGGTGACATTGCGCAGTCCCGTTACCGTATCCCGAAATCTGACGCGATCCTGACCACCCTGGATTCGGGCAACCCGCAAGAGGCGATCGACCGTTCTGCTTATTTGGCGGCGCTCACTCGCAAGTCTCAACGCGCGTTGACCGAGTTGGAGGATGCCAACCGGATGGCGGCAGAGAAGTCCAACTCGGCCAATATTGCGGTGGCTGAGGCACGCCATGCGCGCAATGAGCTGGAGATTCAGCGTAAGAAGCTGGAGCGTGAACGTGAAGAGTTGGATGACAAGGTTCGTGACATCGAACGCCGCGTAGACAACTTGAGCGAGGCCGATCGCCTGCGCTGGATCAATAAGGACAACCCGATTAGCGGCGCGTCGCTTCCGGGCGTGGACTCCGGAATCGTTGGTGCGGCGTTGGCTCAGGTGGGTAAGCCATATGGCTGGGGCTCCGCTGGGCCGGATGCGTTCGATTGCTCTGGTCTGATGGTATGGGCGTATGGGCAGAACGGCATTAGCATTCCGCGTACCTCCCAAGCGCAGCTTGCGGGTGGCACGCCGGTGTCGCTGGATGCGTTGCAGCCGGGTGACATCATTGGTTACTACCCGGGTGTGACTCACGTGGGTATGTACATCGGTAACGGCATGGTCGTGCACTCGTCTGACTACGGCATTCCGATCCAGGTAGTGCCGGCGAACTCCATGCCGATTCAGGGGGCTGTGCGCTACTAG
- the qcrA gene encoding cytochrome bc1 complex Rieske iron-sulfur subunit — protein sequence MSDVKKNYTKEELDRMSNAELAALGTELDDVTVAYRKERFPVEGDPREKSSERGIKIWLAISVLAAIAFLGVYLFWPWEPKFHGDEGLWIYTFYTPLLGLTAGLAFLGLGVAIIQYVKKFVPEEIAVQRRHDGPSSELDRRTTTALLNDAWETSTLGRRKALKGLLGTAGVLAGLMVIAPLGGMIKNPWKVRHELNYFGDGTLWTHGWTVQDQGVKVYLGRDTGAIAELHKGEVGSHYTTAGVSRLVRMRPEDLAAAAMETVFPLYPEDVNDGKEYDPKRDVYENQMHSIHGPRNAVMLIRLRSEDAKRVIEREGQEDFHYGDYYAYSKICTHIGCPTSLYEAQTNRILCPCHQSQFDALQHGKPIFGPAARALPQLPVTVDEDGYLIANGNFIEPVGPAFWERQS from the coding sequence ATGAGTGATGTGAAGAAAAATTACACGAAGGAAGAGCTTGACCGCATGAGCAATGCGGAGCTCGCTGCTCTCGGCACGGAGCTTGACGACGTAACGGTTGCTTACCGTAAGGAGCGCTTCCCGGTCGAGGGTGACCCTCGCGAGAAGTCCTCTGAGCGTGGCATCAAGATTTGGTTGGCCATCTCGGTTCTCGCCGCGATTGCTTTCCTCGGTGTTTACCTGTTCTGGCCGTGGGAGCCGAAGTTCCACGGCGACGAAGGACTCTGGATCTACACCTTCTACACGCCACTGCTTGGCCTGACCGCAGGTCTGGCCTTCCTCGGCCTGGGTGTTGCAATCATCCAGTACGTGAAGAAGTTTGTCCCTGAAGAGATCGCTGTACAGCGTCGCCATGACGGCCCGTCCAGCGAACTGGATCGTCGCACTACGACCGCTCTGCTGAACGATGCTTGGGAGACCTCGACGCTTGGTCGTCGCAAGGCGCTCAAGGGTCTGCTCGGCACCGCTGGTGTCCTCGCCGGTCTGATGGTCATCGCTCCGCTTGGCGGCATGATCAAGAACCCGTGGAAGGTCCGCCACGAGCTGAACTACTTCGGCGACGGCACCCTGTGGACCCACGGCTGGACCGTCCAGGATCAAGGCGTGAAGGTTTACCTCGGCCGCGACACCGGTGCGATTGCAGAACTTCACAAGGGTGAGGTCGGCTCGCACTACACCACCGCCGGCGTGTCTCGCCTGGTGCGTATGCGTCCGGAGGACCTTGCCGCCGCTGCGATGGAGACCGTGTTCCCGCTCTACCCAGAGGACGTCAATGACGGCAAGGAATACGACCCGAAGCGCGATGTGTATGAGAACCAGATGCACTCCATCCACGGTCCGCGCAACGCTGTCATGCTGATCCGTCTGCGTTCTGAGGACGCGAAGCGCGTCATCGAACGTGAGGGTCAGGAAGACTTCCACTACGGCGATTACTACGCCTACTCCAAGATTTGCACGCACATTGGTTGCCCGACCTCGCTGTACGAGGCTCAGACCAACCGCATCCTGTGCCCGTGCCACCAGTCGCAGTTCGATGCGTTGCAGCACGGTAAGCCGATCTTCGGTCCCGCCGCTCGTGCACTGCCGCAGCTTCCTGTGACGGTTGACGAAGACGGTTACCTCATCGCCAACGGGAACTTCATTGAGCCCGTCGGCCCGGCATTCTGGGAGCGTCAGTCCTAA